A stretch of the Aerosakkonema funiforme FACHB-1375 genome encodes the following:
- a CDS encoding acyl-CoA thioesterase, giving the protein MSEQLQLPPTGAIQTLREMVTGTWFEYPIRVQPHHTDYSGNVWHGSYIAWMEEARVECLRSIGIEFADLVALGCDLPVVELTVRYHRPLRMGMTAKVKARMAEIDGVRLNWDNQIQSLDGEELYLSARVTLVAVDREKGKIMRQLPPAVKDALVRLSTKL; this is encoded by the coding sequence ATGAGCGAACAACTTCAACTTCCACCCACTGGCGCTATTCAAACCCTGCGGGAAATGGTAACGGGAACGTGGTTTGAATATCCAATCCGTGTACAACCTCACCACACCGACTATTCAGGCAACGTTTGGCACGGTTCTTACATTGCTTGGATGGAAGAAGCACGGGTAGAATGTTTGCGATCGATTGGCATTGAATTTGCGGATTTGGTAGCTTTGGGTTGCGATCTACCTGTGGTAGAACTTACCGTGCGCTATCATCGCCCCCTGCGAATGGGAATGACTGCAAAAGTTAAGGCGCGAATGGCAGAAATCGACGGCGTGCGCCTCAATTGGGATAACCAAATTCAGTCCTTAGATGGAGAAGAACTATATTTATCGGCGCGGGTAACGTTGGTAGCAGTCGATCGCGAAAAAGGTAAGATTATGCGCCAATTGCCACCAGCAGTAAAAGATGCCTTAGTCAGACTTTCCACCAAATTGTAA